Part of the Anopheles gambiae chromosome 3, idAnoGambNW_F1_1, whole genome shotgun sequence genome is shown below.
AAAGGTAGGACTGGAAGTGGTTTACAACAGTTCGTTGTTGCACGATCTAACGCCAtcctttgttttgtatttgaagCATCGAAACAGAAGAACTTCCTGCGTAACGGACTGAAGGACGTTCAGATCCGCTTGCGCAAGGGAGAGACTGGGTAAGTGTGTCTTGCTTTGAACGGCTTCAAACTGACCTCTCGCTTGACTTGTTAAATAATTTCCCTTCTCATCTCTCTGCACAGATTGGTTGTGTTTGCCGGCGATGTGACACCGATCGAAATCATGTGCCACCTGCCGGCCGTGTGCGAGGAGAAGAATATTCCCTACTGCTACATGCCGAGCCGGAAGGATCTCGGTGCAGCGATGGGGGTGAAGCGCGGCACGGTCGCGATGCTGATCCGGGAGCATCCCGACTATCAGGATATGTACGATAAGCTAAAGGTAGAACTCTCAACCCTTCCCGTACCTTCGTAAAGGGGGTTCGATTCTGCGTCGACCTGCTAAATTGTACTATTTTAGTGTTAACAACCGTgcccgaggaggaggaggaggaatatgattttcttttacaatttttctttttattttttctcaactcttgaattcaaaatttttatgaatttttatttcatcgtCAAACGTGCTTTCGGTTAAGAATCAAATCGAAAGTGGAATAGATTTGCATTATTTTAGTAGACAGCCAGATTTATTAAATTGTGTTACTACCCCGAATATTAGTACACATAAACACGCTTGTCCATTGAAGTATAGAAAACCCAATAAACCTTCCAATGTAATACTACTACTTACTAATCGTTTCTATTTACTGGCCCCACGTGGGCTAAAGTAgtgaataataatttaatatgcACCACGTAAAGTAACGAAGGTGAACCAACGAAGGAACAAACAGTTTGTTTAAGCGATTTTGCCTCTTTTTGCTATCGATCGCGAGAACGCACAGACAGACACTCTCTACGGGGAAACGTGTAAAATGGTTACACTTGAGATTTGTATATATAGTAGAAATTCAGTACGAATTTGCAGAGTTAGTTCTAAACATTTAAATATCCGGCCCCTGTCGTGTCTGTATATAATGTAATGTAAATGTGAGCGTCGTTTCCACTATATCTTGTCATGATCGAACGGTTAAAGATTCTCTCTCGGTTTCCTTAACGTTTCGTGTAAAGAATATCATACTTTTCCGTCTATGTATATGATGAGTACACTTTAAACATTACAGAAGTGAGACAAAAAGTGTGTGGGGCCAAAATATTATCCCCTCTCCCTAGCcgccgtttgttttttggtttttgtataaaatttaACCTTCCAATATCGTCCTAAAATGGGTTTTGGTATGATGCTAATATAATGATGCTTTGGTATGTGATTATGCCACCCGCTGCTGGAGGAACCACCAATGGAATAAGTTCCCCCCATTACGCAAGCGGTCACTAGCGCACTGGCGCCTGTAATGATGGTTTTGTTAGTATGAGTTCGCCTCTTGCCTCTGGTGCGCGAGTGTGAGTTTAGTTAGGTGGATTTTCGTCAATCGATGAGTCCTGCTCGCGAATGTAGTTCATCAGCGGCACCATGCGGTCCTGCTGCATCGTGGCCACGGTCGACTGGCGCAGCATGGCACTGGGCGGGTTCTGCTGCGTCCAGATACCGTACAGACCGGGCGGATTGCCCGACACGTTGTGAGattcctgttgctgctgcgtcaACAAGAAAAGGTGAGTCATATTAGAAGAATGAATCTAACATTTCTTTGCCTCAATGCTACCCACCATCCCGGAGGGCTCCTCGACGAACGGTGGCCCGATGTTGGGCggtgccatcatcatcatcggctgcATCCGGTGAATCGGTCGGCAGGACAGCAGCTGTATCGCTTCCACCAACCCGTCCTGGCTCGTGATGGACGAGTGCCAGGTAGAGTCCGGCGTGGTGCTTTGGCTACGATCGCCGAGCGACGATTTCGGCGTTGGTCCCGGCCCTGACGCCGGCACAGCAAGCTTCGAGATCGGCATCAGGCGCGTCTGGTTCCAGTGCACCGTCGATTTGTCTGCCTTCGCTTCCCACGGCATTGACCAGCGACGCATTTGGCTTTCCGGATCGAGCGCTGCCTCGGAGTTAACTTCCCCAGCTGCCGCTTCCGACCAGCGACGCTGTCCGTTTAGCGTGAAGAGGGGGAAATTCAATGGCGAGCGTGAGCCCCGATAGAACGGCGCTTTCATGCCCGACAGATGGCCCGGGTTTGGCAGTGGGCCCCTGATATTGTCCAAATAGCCCTGGATCGGACTCGGCCCACGAATGTCGTGCGGCGAGGGGCCACGCGTTTGCTCATACGCCGTCGTGCCGTGGTCCGAGGAGGATCCTTGCGTCGAAATCGACCCAGTACGATCGTACAGCCGGGCATTTTCCTGCATTTTCATGCCGAAGTGGGGCGAAGGCGTTTGGGAGCGTTGGTCCGCCCCACCACCGCCGGTGCGAGCGATCGTTGCGGCGGCCGACATCGGGTGCTGCACCATTGGGCAGTCCGGGTCGTGCGGAAATCCCACCTGCGTCTGGCACTGGTAGCAGCACATTAGCTGCGCGAAAGCGTCGCACGAAGCGACACAGAACTGGTGCTGCAGATTGATCATCGTTTGTGCGTTGTCCTGCAGAATGAGCTGATTGTACTCCTTGATATGTAGCAGCTCGCTGTCCTGCTCCACCGTCGCCAGCGGTTGCGTCTTAAAGTCCTGCAGCACGCTTACGATGTGCGATTTGACCGTGCTGGTGGCCATGACGGACGCCCGCGCCAGCTCGTCCCAGGCCGTGATAAACTGGAACGCCATGTGCGACGGAATCTGCGAGGTGGTGAACGGTAGCTGCGGTATCTGTGGGCCCGGCTGTGCCGATTGCGAGGGTGACGGAATGCCGGACGGATTGCTCGCCCCCGATCCGGAttggccaccgccgccgccggtggCTGTGCTCGGATGTTCGAAGTACGCCCACGGTTCGAGGGCGGCAATCGTTTGCGCTAGCCGGTAGCCGGCCGCACACAGGTTGTTCATGATCTGGAGGTAATTGAGCCACGCACCCAAGCACTCGCTGACGGCGGATTTGGCCGACCCGGAGCTGCTCGAGCTCGTCGACGGCGAGATGGAGGAATTGCTGTAGGACAGTGCACCCGAGCCGAGAGAACTGCGGGGTGTTGTTTGAGTTGgaggttgttgctgttgttgctgctgggacGACTGTGTCTGCCCACAAAGTGGATCATCTAGGTCGCTCATGTCGAATGCGATGAGAAGGTGTGTTTGCCCGACCACACAAACAAGTGGTTGTAAAATctacgcacatacacactcgcgCACTAATGGGGGTTTTGACTTCTGAGGCACCTCCGCCCGGACCAATAGGCCATTTTCGTTTCCCGCACAGAACGGCCGGGAGTTATGGAAAAGGATTCACTCGCAGCGCAACAATGCGAGaaaaaaaccgaaccgaactgAAAATCGGGCAACAAATTCCGATGCTGTTTGacagtttgtttacttttcgcAGTGAAAACTGCGCGGGCTGAACTGTAAATGGTTTGTGGAAGGGGTTTGAAaacaagcgtttttttttattttattgatttatattTCAGACGATCTGAAATGCTGCTTTTTAGGTTTTATGTGTGCTTACTTCATTTGCGATGCTAGCAATTAATGTAATTTCGATGTAGAAAATGTATGCAtcagttaaaataaaaaccaaactaATCCAGCGGAACCCTACAACAGTTGCACaagacaagaaaaaaagaacattcgCATCTGTCATCCAAACccaaacataaacattccaATT
Proteins encoded:
- the LOC5667999 gene encoding uncharacterized protein LOC5667999 isoform X2 is translated as MSDLDDPLCGQTQSSQQQQQQQPPTQTTPRSSLGSGALSYSNSSISPSTSSSSSGSAKSAVSECLGAWLNYLQIMNNLCAAGYRLAQTIAALEPWAYFEHPSTATGGGGGQSGSGASNPSGIPSPSQSAQPGPQIPQLPFTTSQIPSHMAFQFITAWDELARASVMATSTVKSHIVSVLQDFKTQPLATVEQDSELLHIKEYNQLILQDNAQTMINLQHQFCVASCDAFAQLMCCYQCQTQVGFPHDPDCPMVQHPMSAAATIARTGGGGADQRSQTPSPHFGMKMQENARLYDRTGSISTQGSSSDHGTTAYEQTRGPSPHDIRGPSPIQGYLDNIRGPLPNPGHLSGMKAPFYRGSRSPLNFPLFTLNGQRRWSEAAAGEVNSEAALDPESQMRRWSMPWEAKADKSTVHWNQTRLMPISKLAVPASGPGPTPKSSLGDRSQSTTPDSTWHSSITSQDGLVEAIQLLSCRPIHRMQPMMMMAPPNIGPPFVEEPSGMQQESHNVSGNPPGLYGIWTQQNPPSAMLRQSTVATMQQDRMVPLMNYIREQDSSIDENPPN
- the LOC5667999 gene encoding uncharacterized protein LOC5667999 isoform X1, which produces MSDLDDPLCGQTQSSQQQQQQQPPTQTTPRSSLGSGALSYSNSSISPSTSSSSSGSAKSAVSECLGAWLNYLQIMNNLCAAGYRLAQTIAALEPWAYFEHPSTATGGGGGQSGSGASNPSGIPSPSQSAQPGPQIPQLPFTTSQIPSHMAFQFITAWDELARASVMATSTVKSHIVSVLQDFKTQPLATVEQDSELLHIKEYNQLILQDNAQTMINLQHQFCVASCDAFAQLMCCYQCQTQVGFPHDPDCPMVQHPMSAAATIARTGGGGADQRSQTPSPHFGMKMQENARLYDRTGSISTQGSSSDHGTTAYEQTRGPSPHDIRGPSPIQGYLDNIRGPLPNPGHLSGMKAPFYRGSRSPLNFPLFTLNGQRRWSEAAAGEVNSEAALDPESQMRRWSMPWEAKADKSTVHWNQTRLMPISKLAVPASGPGPTPKSSLGDRSQSTTPDSTWHSSITSQDGLVEAIQLLSCRPIHRMQPMMMMAPPNIGPPFVEEPSGMQQQESHNVSGNPPGLYGIWTQQNPPSAMLRQSTVATMQQDRMVPLMNYIREQDSSIDENPPN
- the LOC1280481 gene encoding H/ACA ribonucleoprotein complex subunit 2-like protein produces the protein MGKIKKEKVDAAEEVDTSVVVKEEDSYEDKVRNASAIAQPMASKKLTKKVHKLIEKASKQKNFLRNGLKDVQIRLRKGETGLVVFAGDVTPIEIMCHLPAVCEEKNIPYCYMPSRKDLGAAMGVKRGTVAMLIREHPDYQDMYDKLKVELSTLPVPS